Proteins from one Belonocnema kinseyi isolate 2016_QV_RU_SX_M_011 chromosome 8, B_treatae_v1, whole genome shotgun sequence genomic window:
- the LOC117178189 gene encoding uncharacterized protein LOC117178189, which yields MACRLSTVFRHLCINGRSLSTASHARTSPNAVPSFRKLQNSTSPSIYEPNFTLSPKSVDFGFTIPPPDISRISITETPISINRHIEEPYKIIHNKEDIVPDKFVDLPTLENIIEKHAVRMIIVRRHKMKVHKLKKLRKKMKYVNMKVKKRRKLRREKGFKKHIFNIVHNAEKFNPKRYVRERLQLLTREILPTRWRGEILPPAVIREFVYAQRRKVAAKKNKKRLTL from the exons ATGGCTTGCAGATTGTCTACTGTATTTCGACACCTTTGCATAAATGGCAGGA GCTTGTCAACTGCAAGTCATGCACGCACCTCACCAAATGCAGTCCCAAGTtttcgaaaattacaaaattccacCTCACCTTCGATCTACGAACCAAATTTCACACTTTCCCCAAAATCAGTCGATTTCGGATTCACCATACCACCACCAGACATATCCAGAATAAGCATCACTGAGACCCCAATTTCCATAAATCGCCACATAGAGGAACCCTATAAAATTATCCACAACAAAGAGGACATCGTGCCAGACAAATTTGTCGATCTTCCAACTCTggagaatattattgaaaaacatGCGGTGCGAATGATAATTGTTCGAAGGCACAAGATGAAAGTTCACAAGCTGAAAAAGCTACGCAAGAAAATGAAATACGTGAATATGAAAGTGAAAAAAAGGCGCAAGCTGAGAAGggaaaagggatttaaaaaacacattttcaatattGTGCACAACGCGGAAAAATTCAATCCAAAGAGGTATGTGAGGGAGAGGCTTCAGTTACTCACGAGGGAAATTTTACCGACAAGATGGAGAGGAGAAATTCTTCCGCCGGCGGTGATTCGAGAATTTGTTTACGCACAACGAAGGAAAGTTGCTgcgaagaagaataaaaaacgttTGACATTATGA